From a single Lewinella sp. LCG006 genomic region:
- a CDS encoding T9SS type A sorting domain-containing protein, producing the protein MNISAKGQTTFYRSIDIGGTAEVGAQIENFGNGFAVVSLQTCPYPPGAACTVWQLYDALGQEIFTKEFSNNEFSVFPSLAGSYFALDSLNHYLVLSVYSPTTDLDVGLIKFDPLTGDSIFTRIYEEAFFDIGEKLIKADDQNNMLLLGGRVLPGENRFTPWVIKITPEGNIIWERDLYHIEGSYQHLDHLRLPSNDYLVTYAMCPSPALCNLRPPYRFFATRLDTAGQEIWTRELPAASRDGWGADNADLLLMDDSSIVFNWVQDLAIPWVDTFSYPPLIRWMNEDGDSLRQYDFDNERFRYIKGMTKAANGDIIAAGSVVLDDLDLGTGGWVFRMSPQGELRWQRYIADVRFPFNQHYFTDVVEAPDGGIVLTGLLQDSFPNYDPYINNPNIWLVKLDSTGCLEPDCGLFQIMGTTVVDTDQPVELPTQATLHLFPNPAKGFFQLRWLEDGPSPYPLAIEVFTTNGQRMLQQTLTASPALIDCAQWTPGMYLVRARSREGKVLLGKVMVE; encoded by the coding sequence ATGAATATTAGTGCAAAAGGGCAAACTACTTTTTATCGTAGTATTGATATTGGAGGCACAGCGGAAGTGGGTGCACAAATAGAAAACTTTGGCAACGGCTTTGCTGTGGTAAGTTTACAAACCTGTCCTTATCCTCCTGGTGCAGCTTGCACCGTTTGGCAGCTTTATGATGCTCTTGGGCAAGAAATCTTCACCAAAGAATTTTCCAATAACGAATTTAGTGTCTTCCCTAGTCTCGCGGGTTCCTACTTTGCGCTAGATTCCCTTAACCACTATCTTGTTTTAAGTGTTTATTCTCCCACTACCGATTTAGATGTTGGTTTAATTAAATTTGATCCGCTCACCGGAGATTCCATCTTCACCAGAATCTACGAAGAAGCGTTTTTTGACATTGGCGAAAAGTTGATCAAGGCCGATGATCAGAACAACATGCTCTTGTTAGGGGGAAGGGTACTGCCAGGAGAAAATCGTTTTACCCCTTGGGTTATAAAAATAACTCCGGAAGGAAATATTATTTGGGAACGAGATCTATATCATATTGAAGGTTCTTACCAGCACCTTGACCACCTCCGTCTACCCAGCAACGATTATTTGGTCACCTACGCCATGTGCCCCTCTCCGGCACTATGTAACCTACGCCCTCCTTACCGCTTTTTCGCTACCCGCCTCGATACTGCCGGGCAGGAAATATGGACCCGCGAGTTGCCCGCTGCTTCGCGGGATGGCTGGGGCGCAGACAATGCTGACCTACTGCTCATGGATGACAGCTCCATTGTCTTCAATTGGGTGCAGGATTTGGCCATTCCATGGGTCGATACCTTTAGCTATCCGCCACTGATCCGGTGGATGAATGAAGACGGCGACAGCCTCCGGCAGTACGATTTTGACAACGAGCGCTTTCGCTACATCAAGGGCATGACCAAAGCCGCCAATGGCGATATCATTGCCGCCGGATCGGTAGTGCTCGATGACCTCGACCTGGGCACCGGCGGCTGGGTCTTCCGCATGAGCCCCCAGGGAGAGCTGCGCTGGCAGCGTTATATCGCCGATGTCCGCTTCCCCTTCAATCAGCATTACTTTACCGATGTGGTGGAAGCACCCGATGGGGGTATCGTCCTTACTGGCCTCTTGCAGGACAGCTTCCCCAATTACGACCCTTACATCAACAACCCCAACATCTGGCTCGTCAAGCTCGACAGCACCGGCTGCCTGGAGCCCGACTGTGGCCTATTTCAAATCATGGGCACCACCGTCGTAGATACCGACCAGCCCGTGGAATTGCCCACGCAAGCCACCCTGCACCTCTTCCCCAATCCAGCCAAGGGGTTCTTCCAACTCCGCTGGCTCGAAGACGGGCCTAGCCCCTACCCGCTAGCCATAGAGGTATTCACCACCAATGGGCAACGTATGCTACAACAAACCTTAACCGCCAGTCCGGCACTCATCGATTGTGCACAGTGGACGCCGGGCATGTACCTCGTACGCGCCCGCAGCCGCGAGGGCAAGGTGCTGCTGGGGAAGGTGATGGTGGAGTAG
- a CDS encoding IS1182 family transposase, with product MSTKITQRENIRFKAYTQDIVIDLPLRIEELVKDNVLAQIINKVIQEIEIKELECYYSGIGRPPYHPRMLLKVWIYGYCTKVYTSRPLAKKLGEDLVFMWLSGGQRPCFKTLSEFRSCRMQDLVDTVLSQVLFYLVEQGYVNLSDLYVDGSKWAANANKHKIVWRKNTERYKAMVLERIDSLLEEVRELQQAEDNIYGTKDLLQRQEAEQIYLVLNSEDLERQLRYLNEIIAEQGDKKRKQSLERIHRHLSKEQVNLDKYEEQELILAGRNSYSKTDEDATALRMKDDQLLPGYNIQITTSDQFIVNATVHQGASDSPTLPPHVLQLEQRVSGLVESDWKMDYTADAGYGSEENYSFLAEKGHTAYVKYPLWYQEVTGKLDKQLFNTTNWYYDPDQDYYQCPNEKKLLFSHEFTSKSNNGYESRTRVYESESCAQCPFYEQCRGPNAKPGTHRRVKKREKLEAFKKEVKQRLASEKGLEKRSQRGIDVETPFANIKHNMGHRRFLLRGIDKVNVEFQFLAIAHNLKKVYCLQTGIWEDHYVQRAARSATKHKKRA from the coding sequence ATGTCAACAAAGATAACACAAAGAGAGAATATTCGCTTTAAAGCTTACACCCAAGACATTGTAATAGATCTTCCTTTACGGATCGAAGAGCTGGTAAAAGACAATGTTTTGGCGCAGATCATTAATAAGGTAATACAAGAAATAGAGATCAAAGAGTTGGAATGTTACTACAGTGGTATAGGTCGGCCTCCTTATCATCCTCGGATGTTACTTAAGGTATGGATTTATGGTTATTGTACCAAGGTGTATACGAGTCGTCCCTTAGCGAAGAAGTTAGGCGAAGATTTGGTTTTCATGTGGCTGTCTGGTGGTCAGCGTCCTTGTTTTAAAACACTGAGTGAATTTCGCTCCTGTCGAATGCAGGACTTGGTAGATACAGTCTTGAGCCAAGTGTTATTTTATTTGGTAGAGCAGGGCTATGTCAACTTGAGTGACTTGTATGTAGATGGCAGCAAGTGGGCTGCAAATGCCAATAAACATAAAATTGTCTGGCGCAAGAACACGGAACGCTATAAGGCCATGGTATTAGAGCGTATAGATAGCCTGCTAGAAGAGGTGCGGGAGTTGCAGCAAGCGGAGGATAATATTTATGGGACTAAGGATTTACTCCAGCGTCAAGAGGCCGAACAAATTTATCTGGTCTTGAACAGTGAAGACTTAGAGAGGCAGCTTCGTTACCTCAATGAAATTATAGCAGAACAAGGAGACAAAAAACGAAAACAATCTTTGGAAAGAATCCATCGTCATTTGTCAAAAGAACAAGTCAACTTAGATAAATACGAAGAGCAGGAATTGATCCTGGCGGGTCGTAACTCTTATTCTAAGACGGACGAAGATGCCACAGCCCTGCGCATGAAAGATGATCAATTGTTGCCTGGGTACAATATACAGATTACGACATCGGATCAATTTATTGTCAATGCTACGGTTCATCAGGGTGCTTCTGACAGCCCTACTTTGCCCCCTCATGTCCTACAACTAGAACAACGGGTGAGTGGACTGGTAGAATCGGATTGGAAGATGGATTATACGGCAGATGCCGGTTATGGCAGTGAAGAGAATTATAGTTTTTTAGCAGAAAAAGGCCATACGGCTTATGTGAAGTATCCGCTGTGGTACCAGGAAGTTACCGGCAAACTGGACAAACAACTTTTTAATACCACCAATTGGTATTATGATCCAGATCAGGATTATTACCAATGCCCCAATGAGAAGAAACTATTGTTCAGCCATGAGTTCACAAGTAAGAGCAACAATGGATATGAAAGTAGAACACGGGTTTATGAATCAGAAAGCTGTGCCCAATGTCCTTTTTATGAACAATGCCGAGGCCCAAATGCTAAACCGGGTACTCATCGAAGGGTGAAAAAGAGGGAGAAATTGGAGGCTTTTAAAAAAGAGGTCAAACAACGACTGGCATCAGAAAAAGGCTTAGAGAAACGATCCCAACGTGGTATCGATGTGGAAACGCCCTTTGCCAATATAAAACACAATATGGGACATCGTCGGTTCCTTCTCCGAGGCATCGACAAAGTCAATGTTGAGTTCCAGTTCCTAGCAATAGCTCACAATCTTAAGAAGGTTTATTGCCTTCAGACAGGGATCTGGGAGGATCACTATGTCCAAAGAGCAGCAAGAAGTGCTACTAAACACAAAAAAAGAGCTTAA